A window from uncultured Desulfobacter sp. encodes these proteins:
- a CDS encoding flagellar basal body-associated FliL family protein has translation MEQQVKKVVSNRWAYVGAVMFMIFVGISGCGGDDKEKKNMDLVLGNWVYFSNRTYTLTVIDMKGTWTSSVKVSDVTSKIVASRGKASGTWHLDEGQLIFNVMASDIDTVWEKDGTYFYKVLDLSKQLMVLEGENGRREEWKKTIPEKVKEGQGLVNPIVSMAPYAVNMDKLSSNIQDRYLCLSMHLALKELMPEQPVPKFHPRARDAAIMYLSSLTYDNVSDFDRLKVQKEKVKDVLNPYMEGLIEEVVIDHVVIAVSADKVEEFIIEHTAKAAPPPEAPAEGEAGKAGKDSAKTEKDKPKDS, from the coding sequence ATGGAACAACAGGTTAAAAAAGTGGTTTCGAACAGGTGGGCTTATGTTGGCGCCGTCATGTTCATGATCTTTGTCGGTATCTCAGGGTGTGGCGGAGACGACAAAGAAAAAAAAAATATGGATCTGGTCCTGGGTAACTGGGTTTATTTCAGCAATCGGACCTATACTCTCACTGTCATTGATATGAAAGGCACTTGGACCTCTTCGGTCAAGGTTTCAGATGTGACCTCAAAAATTGTTGCGTCCAGGGGAAAGGCCAGCGGCACCTGGCATTTGGATGAGGGGCAGCTTATTTTTAATGTCATGGCGTCGGATATTGACACTGTCTGGGAAAAAGACGGCACTTATTTTTACAAGGTGCTTGATCTGAGTAAACAACTCATGGTTCTTGAAGGTGAAAACGGTCGCAGGGAAGAATGGAAAAAAACGATTCCCGAGAAAGTTAAGGAGGGCCAAGGTCTCGTCAATCCAATTGTTTCCATGGCACCCTATGCCGTTAATATGGATAAACTGTCTTCCAATATCCAGGACCGCTACCTGTGCTTAAGTATGCATTTGGCGCTTAAGGAACTGATGCCGGAACAGCCGGTGCCCAAATTTCATCCCCGAGCCCGGGATGCCGCCATCATGTACCTGTCTTCCCTGACCTATGATAATGTCTCTGATTTTGATCGTCTCAAGGTCCAAAAAGAAAAGGTTAAGGATGTGCTCAATCCCTATATGGAAGGACTGATTGAAGAGGTTGTCATTGACCATGTGGTGATAGCTGTTTCTGCCGACAAAGTTGAAGAATTTATCATCGAACATACGGCTAAGGCTGCACCACCCCCGGAAGCCCCCGCTGAAGGAGAAGCGGGCAAAGCCGGTAAAGACAGCGCAAAAACAGAAAAAGACAAACCGAAAGATTCCTGA